GACGTCACGTTCGATCTCGCTCCTGTTTACGAAAAAGCGGGGATCACCTACAAACAGGCCAAAGCCGTCAGCATCAACCCTGAGGGAAGCGCAGGCAGCGACAAGCCGTTTGTAACAATCGAGTACACCGGTCAGGGCAAAGCGGGTGTGAGCGAAGAAGTCACTTACGACTACCTGATCAACGCCACGGGTCCCAAGCTCAACTTCGGCGCTACGCCGGGCCTGGGAGAGGGTTCCAACCTCGGGGAATACACCGTATCGGTGTGTACCGCAGACCATGCCGAACACGCGGCGCACGAACTTGAAAAAGTCATGGAAAAAATGCGCAAAGGCCAGCGTCAGAAAATTCTCATCGGTACGGGACACGGTATGTGTACGTGCCAGGGGGCGGCGTTCGAGTATATTTTCAACGTCGAACACGAACTCCGCAAAGCGGGATTGCGCGACATGGCCGATATCAAATGGATCTCGAACGAAACGTTCATGGGTGACTTCGGTATGGGCGGTCTGCATATGAAAGTGGGCGGATACGTTGTCAGCAGCCGTATTTTCACCGAGTCGCTGTTTGCTGAGCGCGGTGTCGATTACATCACCGGCGCACATGTCAACAAAGTCGAAAAAGGGAAAGTTTCCTACGAGCTTCTCGACGGATCGACGGGAGAAGAGGAGTTTGACTTCTCGATGCTGATCCCGCCGTTTGCCGGTGTCGGGCTCAAAGCGTACAACAAAGCGGGGGAAGATATTACCGATACGGTATTCGCTCCCAACGGGTTTATGAAAGTCGACGCCGACTATACGCCAAAAGCCTATGAAGAGTGGAAAGCTTCCGACTGGCCTCGTACGTACCAGAACCCGACGTACAAAAACATGTTTGCCGCAGGGATCGCGTTCGCACCTCCGCATATCATCTCCAAACCGGCGAAATCGCCTAACGGTACCGTCATCAATCCGACCCCTCCGCGGACGGGTATGCCCAGCGGTATCATCGGGAAAGCGGTGGCCCACAGCATCTGCGATCTGATCAAAAAAGGGTCTGATGCCCATCTTCACGAAGCCTCCATGGCCGAGATGGGTGCAGCGTGCGTCGCGTCCGCCGGTAAAGGATGGCTGGACGGCCAGGCGGCGGCGATGACCGTTTACCCGGTCGTTCCCGATTATGACAAATACCCCGGAACGGGGCGCGACACCGATTACACGTTCGGTGAAATCGGTCTTGCAGGT
This Sulfuricurvum sp. IAE1 DNA region includes the following protein-coding sequences:
- a CDS encoding NAD(P)/FAD-dependent oxidoreductase; this translates as MARLVVLGGGVAGHTAATFAADWLGKEHEVVVVTPNSKWNWIPSNIWVGVGEMTKEDVTFDLAPVYEKAGITYKQAKAVSINPEGSAGSDKPFVTIEYTGQGKAGVSEEVTYDYLINATGPKLNFGATPGLGEGSNLGEYTVSVCTADHAEHAAHELEKVMEKMRKGQRQKILIGTGHGMCTCQGAAFEYIFNVEHELRKAGLRDMADIKWISNETFMGDFGMGGLHMKVGGYVVSSRIFTESLFAERGVDYITGAHVNKVEKGKVSYELLDGSTGEEEFDFSMLIPPFAGVGLKAYNKAGEDITDTVFAPNGFMKVDADYTPKAYEEWKASDWPRTYQNPTYKNMFAAGIAFAPPHIISKPAKSPNGTVINPTPPRTGMPSGIIGKAVAHSICDLIKKGSDAHLHEASMAEMGAACVASAGKGWLDGQAAAMTVYPVVPDYDKYPGTGRDTDYTFGEIGLAGHWIKHILHYLFIYKAKLKPGWTFIPE